In a single window of the Agromyces sp. H17E-10 genome:
- a CDS encoding amidohydrolase, with product MQRIFADTILVGARVITMNPRQPVAEAIAIRGGRILAVGDAATLAEFRGSATVVEDLHGASVTPGLIDAHMHPIQGVELAVGIDFGGVREPERFLELLRTEASRVADGAAGGWVRGWNIDYDVFATLPMTAAAIDEATAGAPAFLLFFDGHTALANTEALRRSGITGARTFGDTSEIVVDEAGRPTGALREDSAFDIVLRTAPEYTREETLERVREILGGLTSSGITGGCIMDGNPGTLDLLDELDGEASAAPGDPDARSLLPVRIVSAMAHNPGYDEERTQHQLAQRDRRGRRWRGGLVKLFNDGVIDTGTAWLYEPDTHGEGLHSFWTDPDEFERVVARYSEAGFQIATHAIGDRAIGTTIDAYLKAGVQSAQGAPHRIEHLELLADRDLARLAQTGITASVQPLHMQWRKADGSDFWAERLGPDRAALGWRVRDLVDAGAPVALGSDWPVAQTDARIGLAWARLRREPGNPDAPVFEPDQVLTPYEALQGYTVWAALAQGDHDLGVIAPGYRADLVVWADSPLDVGADELLDLPVVTTIVDGRPLTAAPAA from the coding sequence ATGCAGCGCATCTTCGCCGACACCATTCTCGTCGGTGCCCGGGTCATCACGATGAATCCGCGCCAGCCGGTCGCCGAGGCGATCGCGATCCGGGGCGGCCGCATCCTCGCCGTCGGCGACGCCGCGACCCTCGCCGAGTTCCGCGGCTCGGCGACGGTCGTCGAGGACCTCCACGGCGCCTCGGTGACACCCGGGCTGATCGACGCGCACATGCACCCGATCCAGGGCGTCGAGCTCGCCGTCGGCATCGACTTCGGGGGAGTGCGCGAGCCCGAGCGATTCCTCGAACTGCTCCGCACCGAGGCGTCGCGCGTGGCCGACGGCGCGGCGGGCGGCTGGGTGCGCGGCTGGAACATCGACTACGACGTGTTCGCGACCCTGCCGATGACGGCCGCTGCGATCGACGAGGCGACCGCCGGCGCCCCGGCGTTCCTGCTGTTCTTCGACGGGCACACCGCCCTCGCCAATACCGAGGCGCTGCGCCGGTCGGGCATCACGGGCGCCCGCACCTTCGGCGACACCTCCGAGATCGTCGTCGACGAGGCGGGCCGCCCGACGGGCGCGCTCCGCGAGGACTCGGCCTTCGACATCGTGCTGCGTACCGCTCCGGAGTACACCCGCGAGGAGACGCTCGAACGGGTTCGCGAGATCCTCGGCGGGCTCACCTCGTCGGGCATCACGGGCGGCTGCATCATGGACGGTAACCCCGGCACCCTCGACCTCCTCGACGAACTCGACGGCGAGGCATCCGCGGCGCCCGGCGACCCCGACGCGCGCAGCCTCCTGCCCGTGCGCATCGTCTCGGCGATGGCGCACAACCCCGGCTACGACGAGGAGCGCACGCAGCATCAGCTGGCCCAGCGCGACCGGCGCGGCCGGCGTTGGCGCGGCGGGCTCGTGAAGCTCTTCAACGACGGCGTCATCGACACGGGCACGGCCTGGCTCTACGAGCCCGACACGCACGGCGAGGGACTGCACTCGTTCTGGACCGACCCCGACGAGTTCGAGCGCGTCGTCGCCCGCTACAGCGAGGCGGGCTTCCAGATCGCGACCCACGCCATCGGCGACCGGGCCATCGGCACCACGATCGACGCCTACCTCAAGGCGGGCGTGCAGTCGGCGCAGGGCGCGCCGCATCGCATCGAGCACCTCGAGCTGCTCGCCGACCGCGACCTCGCCCGCCTCGCCCAGACCGGCATCACCGCGTCGGTGCAGCCGCTGCACATGCAGTGGCGCAAGGCCGACGGCTCCGACTTCTGGGCTGAACGGCTCGGGCCCGATCGCGCCGCGCTCGGCTGGCGCGTGCGCGACCTGGTCGACGCCGGTGCGCCCGTCGCGCTCGGCTCCGACTGGCCGGTCGCGCAGACCGACGCGCGCATCGGCCTCGCCTGGGCGCGCCTGCGCCGCGAGCCCGGCAACCCCGACGCCCCGGTGTTCGAGCCCGACCAGGTGCTCACGCCGTACGAGGCCCTACAGGGCTACACCGTCTGGGCGGCGCTCGCCCAGGGCGACCACGACCTCGGCGTCATCGCGCCCGGGTACCGCGCCGACCTCGTCGTCTGGGCCGACAGCCCGCTCGACGT
- a CDS encoding S8 family serine peptidase yields MSRPQPSGRRLLPIVAATSGLAIGIAGIGLASLPAAAAPAASVPHASAAAGSAHTVTLITGDRVTVTDLTDGTHTVSVDTAVDGAGVQTYEAAGQLHVVPQDAMPYLASGSLDGDLFNVTKLIEFGYDDASVDATPIIVEQAAPTARTFAAPVPGLDVQAQLESIGGAAATLGHDDSASAWQALTASTGPSARSLSATPTLADGISAIHLDGKVQATLDSSVPYIDAPKAWAEGYTGEGVTVAVLDTGYDDTHPDLAGHVLPGSKSFVPGGDVATDVNGHGTHVASTIAGTGAASGGTHRGVADGADLLVGKVLGDDGYGQDSWIIEAMEWAGQNAPIVSMSLGSSEASDGKDLMAESLNRISEETGALFVVAAGNAGAAETIGAPGSAADALTVGSVDDPSGYLSYFTSQGPLARSGAMKPDVTGPGNDVTAARSADSNGEGPYISMSGTSMATPHVAGAAAILLGAHPDLTADQLKAALASTAVDLGYTPYQGGTGVINVAAALDAPVVASGSGDFGMLAWGEEPAPVTRTVEYTNRTDAEVTVALEPTLADTTPGDGGGDPGPLSATAGVAFDALTVDAESLTIPAGETRSVTMTVDPSKVPAGTQLSGALVGSIDGTPVTRTALGTIAEAERYDLTITATDFEGNPTATYAYLWNPATQFAEPVWVDGETTLRLMKGDYTVMSFMELQRTADTLASVMVGEPIVELDKDQMVALDARTTEQVTLDVGEDGLDQVFRRMDMKVDDFLASAMMPIWTDEMWAQPMTVDDADFDFTTRWRLQKPLLAVTAGKQQLDLIVPGGSALIDGSLKATAVDAGTGTPDELAAAGAAGKIVVVTRTPERSASQQAADAVAAGAKLLILANDADPEFNAWVGSETDFSDVAIPVALISGVQGRELLAQLAKKPKLSVSAIGTHYSDVVYDIAEYGDGVIPTDLSYTHSKKDLARIDTRFHGQKEQLGEFRYDFVPGAEYGSGFPMIAQRGMDRTEWVNTEGLRWNQWVAVMSVMWEIRDLQRTYEAGERTNEEYFGGIVRPYVATGFWVPYRTSDWTQINVPSWADGGDADHTGTFDTWIEPSTVKQTTDVYIDGELVKQAEHQGANIFDLRDGEQQWRVVSTATHDGSHLEGSTKTVSDWTFTSDGKLGDWTNRLLPMIQAYYDLDVDVANQAGADRRKGTGIELGLELGHVAGSAPAGAITDAKLEARSAGGEWVEIALKPAKTDYPTGAVEGDGDIFVKSRAWVSGYAAKIPVSDKGGWVDLRVTAKDAAGNTFSQEIEKAFEAAPAKGVR; encoded by the coding sequence ATGTCACGACCCCAACCCTCGGGCCGCCGCCTGCTGCCGATCGTCGCCGCCACAAGCGGCCTGGCGATCGGCATCGCGGGTATCGGCCTCGCGTCTCTGCCGGCGGCCGCCGCCCCCGCGGCCAGCGTTCCCCACGCGAGCGCGGCCGCCGGCAGTGCCCACACCGTCACGCTGATCACCGGCGATCGCGTCACGGTGACGGACCTCACCGACGGCACCCACACCGTCTCCGTCGACACCGCCGTCGACGGCGCCGGCGTGCAGACGTACGAGGCGGCGGGGCAGTTGCACGTCGTTCCCCAGGACGCGATGCCCTACCTCGCGTCGGGCTCCCTCGACGGCGACCTGTTCAACGTGACCAAGCTCATCGAGTTCGGCTACGACGATGCGTCGGTCGACGCGACGCCGATCATCGTCGAGCAGGCCGCACCCACCGCGCGCACCTTCGCCGCTCCGGTTCCCGGACTCGACGTCCAGGCGCAGCTCGAGAGCATCGGCGGCGCGGCCGCGACCCTCGGCCACGACGACTCGGCCTCGGCCTGGCAGGCGCTCACCGCGTCGACCGGTCCGTCTGCGCGCAGCCTCTCGGCGACGCCGACGCTCGCCGACGGCATCTCGGCGATCCACCTCGACGGCAAGGTGCAGGCGACCCTCGACTCGAGCGTGCCCTACATCGACGCCCCGAAGGCGTGGGCCGAGGGCTACACGGGTGAGGGCGTCACGGTCGCGGTGCTCGACACCGGCTACGACGACACCCACCCCGACCTCGCCGGCCACGTGCTGCCCGGGTCGAAGAGCTTCGTGCCCGGTGGGGATGTCGCGACCGACGTCAACGGCCACGGCACGCACGTCGCCTCGACCATCGCCGGCACGGGCGCCGCGAGCGGCGGCACCCACCGCGGCGTGGCCGACGGCGCCGACCTCCTCGTCGGCAAGGTGCTCGGCGACGACGGCTACGGCCAGGACTCGTGGATCATCGAGGCCATGGAATGGGCCGGCCAGAACGCGCCGATCGTGTCGATGAGCCTCGGCTCGTCGGAGGCATCCGACGGCAAGGACCTCATGGCCGAGTCGCTCAACCGCATCTCGGAGGAGACCGGTGCGCTGTTCGTCGTCGCAGCCGGCAACGCCGGTGCGGCCGAGACGATCGGCGCCCCGGGTTCGGCGGCCGACGCCCTCACCGTCGGCTCCGTGGACGACCCGTCGGGGTACCTCTCGTACTTCACGAGCCAGGGCCCGCTCGCACGATCGGGCGCGATGAAGCCCGACGTCACCGGCCCGGGCAACGACGTCACCGCGGCCCGCTCGGCCGACAGCAACGGCGAGGGCCCGTACATCTCGATGAGCGGCACCTCGATGGCCACGCCGCACGTCGCCGGCGCCGCCGCCATCCTGCTCGGCGCGCACCCCGACCTCACGGCCGACCAGCTGAAGGCGGCGCTCGCGAGCACGGCCGTCGACCTCGGCTACACGCCGTACCAGGGCGGAACGGGCGTCATCAACGTCGCAGCTGCCCTCGACGCACCTGTGGTCGCCTCGGGTTCGGGCGACTTCGGCATGCTCGCCTGGGGCGAGGAGCCGGCACCCGTCACCCGCACCGTCGAGTACACGAACCGCACCGACGCCGAGGTCACGGTGGCGCTCGAGCCGACCCTCGCCGACACCACGCCCGGTGACGGGGGCGGCGACCCCGGCCCCCTCTCGGCGACGGCCGGCGTCGCGTTCGACGCACTCACGGTCGACGCCGAGTCGCTCACGATCCCGGCGGGCGAGACCCGGTCGGTCACGATGACGGTCGACCCCTCGAAGGTGCCGGCGGGCACGCAGCTCTCGGGCGCGCTCGTGGGCTCGATCGACGGAACGCCGGTCACGCGCACGGCGCTCGGCACCATCGCCGAGGCCGAGCGCTACGACCTCACGATCACGGCGACCGACTTCGAGGGCAACCCGACCGCGACCTACGCGTACCTCTGGAACCCGGCGACCCAGTTCGCCGAGCCGGTGTGGGTCGACGGTGAGACGACGCTGCGCCTCATGAAGGGCGACTACACCGTCATGTCGTTCATGGAGCTGCAGCGCACCGCCGACACGCTCGCGAGCGTGATGGTCGGCGAGCCGATCGTCGAGCTGGACAAGGACCAGATGGTCGCGCTCGACGCGCGCACCACGGAGCAGGTCACGCTCGATGTCGGCGAAGACGGCCTCGACCAGGTGTTCCGCCGCATGGACATGAAGGTCGACGACTTCCTCGCGAGCGCGATGATGCCGATCTGGACCGACGAGATGTGGGCGCAGCCCATGACGGTCGACGACGCCGACTTCGACTTCACGACGCGCTGGCGCCTGCAGAAGCCGCTCCTCGCGGTCACCGCCGGCAAGCAGCAGCTCGACCTGATCGTGCCCGGCGGCTCCGCCCTGATCGACGGTTCGCTGAAGGCGACCGCCGTCGACGCCGGCACCGGCACCCCCGACGAGCTCGCCGCGGCCGGCGCCGCCGGCAAGATCGTCGTCGTGACCCGCACGCCCGAGCGATCGGCCTCGCAGCAGGCCGCCGACGCGGTCGCCGCCGGTGCGAAGCTGCTCATCCTCGCGAACGACGCCGACCCCGAGTTCAACGCGTGGGTCGGCTCGGAGACGGACTTCTCCGACGTCGCGATCCCCGTCGCGCTCATCAGCGGCGTCCAGGGGCGCGAGCTGCTCGCGCAGCTCGCGAAGAAGCCGAAGCTCTCGGTGTCGGCCATCGGCACCCACTACTCCGACGTCGTGTACGACATCGCGGAGTACGGCGACGGCGTGATCCCGACCGACCTCTCGTACACCCACTCGAAGAAGGACCTCGCCCGCATCGACACCCGGTTCCACGGCCAGAAGGAGCAGCTGGGCGAGTTCCGCTACGACTTCGTGCCGGGTGCCGAGTACGGCAGCGGCTTCCCGATGATCGCGCAGCGCGGCATGGACCGCACCGAATGGGTCAACACCGAAGGCCTCCGCTGGAACCAGTGGGTCGCCGTCATGTCGGTGATGTGGGAGATCCGCGACCTCCAGCGCACGTACGAGGCCGGCGAGCGCACGAACGAGGAGTACTTCGGCGGCATCGTGCGCCCGTACGTCGCCACCGGATTCTGGGTGCCCTACCGCACGTCCGACTGGACCCAGATCAACGTGCCGAGCTGGGCCGACGGCGGTGACGCCGACCACACCGGCACGTTCGACACCTGGATCGAGCCGTCGACCGTGAAGCAGACGACCGACGTCTACATCGACGGCGAGCTCGTCAAGCAGGCCGAGCACCAGGGTGCGAACATCTTCGACCTGCGCGACGGCGAGCAGCAGTGGCGCGTCGTGAGCACGGCGACGCACGACGGTTCGCACCTCGAGGGTTCGACGAAGACGGTGAGCGACTGGACGTTCACGAGCGACGGCAAGCTCGGCGACTGGACGAACCGGCTCCTGCCGATGATCCAGGCGTACTACGACCTCGACGTCGACGTCGCGAACCAGGCGGGCGCAGATCGACGCAAGGGCACGGGCATCGAGCTCGGGCTCGAGCTCGGCCACGTCGCCGGCAGTGCACCGGCGGGTGCGATCACCGACGCGAAGCTCGAGGCGCGCAGCGCCGGCGGCGAGTGGGTCGAGATCGCCTTGAAGCCCGCGAAGACCGACTACCCGACGGGTGCGGTCGAGGGCGACGGCGACATCTTCGTGAAGAGCCGCGCCTGGGTGAGCGGTTATGCCGCGAAGATCCCGGTCTCCGACAAGGGCGGCTGGGTCGACCTGCGGGTGACCGCGAAGGATGCCGCGGGCAACACCTTCTCGCAGGAGATCGAGAAGGCGTTCGAGGCGGCTCCCGCCAAGGGCGTCCGCTGA
- a CDS encoding TetR/AcrR family transcriptional regulator: protein MSPTPTKRTAGRPRTPVLSAEQIVDAAFALAKTAGPEGFTMAALARSLSVHPPALYHYFRGKADVVRAMRGRIAELLDVAGFDDASTPLDEAVLRWARSYRDAFAANPAGIALLATTAIDGQTRSVANYETIVARLLREGWRADRAVDALVALESFIIGSALDSLAPADIMSPGDAAPSAPHFSRAEARRAADAAARGIPAADRTFELGVAALVAGLRAMLADGGHDEREGDAASR, encoded by the coding sequence GTGAGCCCGACCCCGACGAAACGCACCGCAGGCCGCCCCCGCACGCCCGTGCTGAGCGCCGAGCAGATCGTCGACGCCGCGTTCGCGCTCGCGAAGACGGCCGGGCCCGAGGGGTTCACGATGGCCGCGCTCGCCCGCTCGCTGTCGGTGCACCCGCCGGCGCTCTACCACTACTTCCGCGGCAAGGCCGACGTCGTGCGCGCGATGCGCGGGCGCATCGCCGAACTGCTCGACGTCGCGGGCTTCGACGACGCCTCCACGCCCCTCGACGAGGCCGTGCTGCGCTGGGCCAGGTCGTATCGCGACGCGTTCGCCGCCAACCCCGCGGGCATCGCCCTGCTCGCCACGACGGCGATCGACGGCCAGACGCGCTCAGTGGCGAACTACGAGACGATCGTCGCGCGACTGCTGCGCGAGGGCTGGCGTGCCGATCGTGCGGTCGACGCGCTCGTCGCGCTCGAGTCGTTCATCATCGGGTCGGCGCTCGACTCGCTCGCGCCGGCCGACATCATGTCACCGGGCGACGCCGCGCCGAGCGCACCGCACTTCAGCCGCGCCGAAGCCCGACGTGCGGCCGATGCGGCGGCCCGAGGCATCCCGGCCGCAGACCGCACCTTCGAACTGGGCGTCGCCGCCCTGGTCGCCGGACTCCGCGCGATGCTCGCCGACGGCGGGCACGACGAGCGCGAGGGCGACGCCGCGTCGCGTTAG
- a CDS encoding helix-turn-helix domain-containing protein: MAAIRHGPWVSDRGEAGDEEATVLEALGLDEAHTAVYRCVLQQRVASTAEIAAALGMSLPRVRSISSELEGLGLLARQASNADRFVASPPSISLRPLLLERERGLTRAHEALAELGELYRRSADQRTVADVVDVVVGDDAVRQRVAQLQAASTEQVRALVLHEVALVSNDENVEEDRALERGVRYRVIVESGVLERPGWLAAAREMTQIGEEIRVLPSLPTRMFIADDQMALVPMRSQGDDQGFGALLIHPSGLLDLVSAIFEEYWRSATAFLPVAAPPSEEAVDRDLIRLLLLGATDAGAAAQLGISLRTLQRRVSELMETAGVTTRMQLGAEAVRRSWV, from the coding sequence ATGGCTGCGATCCGCCACGGTCCGTGGGTTTCCGACCGGGGCGAAGCGGGAGACGAGGAGGCCACCGTGCTCGAGGCACTCGGACTCGACGAGGCGCACACCGCCGTGTATCGCTGCGTGCTGCAGCAGCGGGTGGCGTCGACTGCCGAGATCGCGGCGGCGCTCGGCATGTCGCTGCCGCGCGTGCGCTCCATCTCGAGCGAGCTCGAGGGACTGGGGCTGCTCGCCCGCCAGGCGTCGAACGCCGACCGGTTCGTGGCCTCGCCGCCGTCGATCTCGCTGCGACCGCTGCTGCTCGAACGCGAACGCGGCCTCACCCGGGCGCACGAGGCGCTCGCCGAACTGGGGGAGCTCTATCGGCGCTCCGCCGACCAGCGCACCGTCGCGGATGTCGTCGACGTCGTGGTCGGCGACGACGCGGTGCGCCAGCGCGTCGCGCAGCTGCAGGCCGCCTCGACCGAGCAGGTGCGGGCGCTCGTGCTGCACGAGGTCGCGCTCGTGAGCAACGACGAGAACGTCGAGGAGGATCGCGCGCTCGAACGCGGCGTGCGGTACCGCGTCATCGTCGAGAGCGGCGTGCTCGAGCGACCGGGCTGGCTCGCCGCGGCGCGCGAGATGACGCAGATCGGCGAGGAGATCCGGGTGCTGCCCTCGCTGCCCACGCGCATGTTCATCGCCGACGACCAGATGGCGCTCGTGCCGATGCGCTCCCAGGGCGACGACCAGGGATTCGGCGCACTCCTCATCCACCCGAGCGGCCTGCTCGACCTCGTGAGCGCGATCTTCGAGGAGTACTGGCGCAGCGCCACCGCGTTCCTGCCGGTGGCCGCGCCGCCGAGCGAGGAGGCCGTCGACCGCGACCTCATCCGCCTGCTGCTGCTCGGCGCGACCGACGCGGGCGCCGCGGCGCAGCTCGGCATCTCGCTGCGCACGCTCCAGCGCCGCGTCTCGGAGCTCATGGAGACGGCGGGGGTCACCACCCGGATGCAGCTCGGGGCCGAGGCCGTGCGCCGGTCGTGGGTCTGA
- the prfB gene encoding peptide chain release factor 2 codes for MLELDLSPEISALRATFNDIRAVVDVDALEADIARLSEAAGAPDLWDDTANAQKVTSALSHRQAELKRITEVEQRLDDLDVLVELALEMDDEESAAEARAELAALQKTVGDLEVQTLLDGEYDDRGAVVTIRSGAGGDDATDFAEMLMRMYLRWAERHNYPVKVLDTSYAEGAGIKSATFEIDAPYAYGTLSVEAGTHRLARISPFGGADKRQTSFAAVEVIPVMEEATEVDVPENDIRVDVFRSSGPGGQSVNTTDSAVRITHIPTGIVVSMQNEKSQIQNRAAAMRVLQTRLLLLKKEEEAAQKKELAGTITASWGDQMRSYFLYGQQLVKDLRTGYEVGNPAIVFDGDLDGLIAAGIKWRKRKDDD; via the coding sequence ATGCTGGAACTTGACCTGTCGCCCGAGATCTCGGCGCTCCGCGCCACCTTCAACGACATCCGCGCCGTCGTCGACGTCGATGCCCTCGAAGCCGACATCGCCCGCCTCTCGGAGGCGGCCGGCGCCCCCGACCTGTGGGACGACACGGCGAACGCGCAGAAGGTGACGAGCGCGCTCAGCCATCGCCAGGCCGAGCTCAAGCGCATCACCGAGGTCGAGCAGCGGCTCGACGACCTCGACGTGCTCGTCGAGCTCGCGCTCGAGATGGACGACGAGGAGAGCGCGGCCGAGGCGCGCGCCGAGCTCGCCGCCCTGCAGAAGACGGTCGGCGACCTCGAGGTGCAGACCCTCCTCGACGGCGAGTACGACGATCGCGGCGCGGTCGTGACGATCCGGTCGGGCGCCGGCGGCGACGACGCGACCGACTTCGCCGAGATGCTCATGCGCATGTACCTGCGGTGGGCCGAGCGGCACAACTACCCGGTCAAGGTGCTCGACACCTCGTACGCCGAGGGGGCCGGCATCAAGTCGGCGACCTTCGAGATCGACGCCCCGTACGCCTACGGCACGCTCTCGGTCGAGGCGGGCACGCACCGTCTCGCACGCATCAGCCCGTTCGGCGGCGCCGACAAGCGGCAGACGAGCTTCGCCGCGGTCGAGGTCATCCCGGTCATGGAGGAGGCGACCGAGGTCGACGTGCCCGAGAACGACATCCGGGTCGACGTCTTCCGCTCCTCGGGCCCCGGCGGCCAGTCGGTCAACACGACCGACTCGGCGGTGCGCATCACGCACATCCCGACGGGCATCGTCGTCTCGATGCAGAACGAGAAGTCGCAGATCCAGAACCGCGCCGCCGCCATGCGCGTGCTGCAGACCCGCCTCTTGCTGCTGAAGAAGGAGGAGGAGGCCGCCCAGAAGAAGGAGCTCGCAGGCACCATCACCGCGAGCTGGGGCGACCAGATGCGCTCCTACTTCCTCTACGGCCAGCAGCTCGTGAAGGACCTGCGCACGGGCTACGAGGTCGGCAACCCGGCGATCGTGTTCGACGGCGACCTCGACGGCCTCATCGCGGCCGGCATCAAGTGGCGCAAGCGCAAGGACGACGACTAA